Proteins encoded in a region of the Planococcus citri chromosome 1, ihPlaCitr1.1, whole genome shotgun sequence genome:
- the l(2)k09022 gene encoding HEAT repeat-containing protein 1, with product MATSLAEQLEKLKVPHTKLIIPTKKTKPSILFHPSEAASIDRSTFYEIGINGLNELIEKSKQFEEFKDSLFDETSKNFERAIETSEVNEKLNAIIKKFLYTLSPYMLLKPSMKVLEWLITRFHIHLFNVDDVICATLPYHGTNVFARIIQIFDLKSSANKKWEWLHPFQKKGFHLSKPVLINHCASDVAFLKMICEVTTEAVEFYGSNAYRLSTHFAFFSTTVVGAIQHMTEITELHLTYILPSIFLGLSSDCVDFTASVLVIIASILSKASFHERIHRKLVEKITKIRHSSLQSSVILLLNILYQSQDENKSSISPRAIKNILKNNDWFVSRLSDFISSGSYPNVFYLLLVRDSLKFLQKPDADVEEVQTFIRNLLSSCRVDDLCSEKLIRLIIDEVKNNPDDWSCELVQGLERQYPVSWDNVISFLFKEQPSESLSRILGLTSVASQIQMFEKLNHVNSTVRVETLKYISDNPSSIEAKYIKESLIARWNDEDPSVILAMFSLPKEMRFCSVEIIDRLLLKCWQESGVEWNELLLRVIEELSTEFDLKTSSAKYTVLLFPFWISSPQHVQKSILGTNLPFFKSISKMKSTFAATMKKATLPSAEDLMIAYEELPKESVNLVTFSLFLSSSYASPKEKNKSKILSFVTEEVLGSNLHKLKWKESDVWDDVSIEKYYVKTKLGKFPREVIHKFFVSVIESTTVPKHFNSTGWWDFSDEFSTLVSHLYKCINSCFSFDEETKCNSFISLFIEKHFKTLANKITFLCNICIQHKADPSVQRCTFRMINLLLKNTDESYSWATSMKSDNILVPCVLIFLYSEDSNLRAHVMETVEIIATSLSSALATDLTYLNLLKYILQYKSEIILDKEQLLSTMYAFLAQDKDIQSLLPVSVRCFTKQILENIINYITDPATPLSVSASLIVTLEYIKDTSSIEKLVKYADGIVRNGDSHDKDASFIIQNVIDKLHADNMEVYKISCIRDFIVYCLKNGSKIKIQTTRGTSCANASLLRKLAVDIFDQIDGDLKKIVLNSILKICSEGDDIDLISAANSFVKKITLDCDLLISYLETMINATKEKRRSNELTTGILETTEWKCGVALMELIQNKKKIYNCHSILPVLFDVLQKCCEIDDEVAVEYAKQVCLSCALNCSQKLIAEKRADIEKLFNVELIVSCIRMSPNPQTHHHALLLLAHCATFAPNRVLHNIMAIFTFMGSSILRQDDAFSFQIISNILETIVPLLVKNNQNDSNALTSASITSVLRVFASSIPDIPEHRRIPLLLKLMKILCDGDYLHVLVILSLECSAKCSVSNKAVGAKFIEVVQELCLLLPVRVLLASFQKLMVLINALPHSLDEMNNKTTPFDNLINLKKYTNKELCHFNYIMLNFISTILSNSKFINQATSIEKYELKLFENHFKGIIEQTLLYVKSVTEYSSNAKNAKNASVKYWKVVISQALEILNKTNALLTRETFLSVVKDLLNHECLTVRRKTMESLNYRLQQTKEDGTKESFTADELIPLIPLLMNVVDTISNQSEDDAFDLKLNQQIALISLKLVTRFCNAFDHPDEFKQVLSKLTVVMHDNPRMNDHVLSCLVLSIAELISSLKIHAVESLPKFMPAFLHIFKKFKDEELAQNDVILLSVITALQKIIEIIPNFLSPYLETILFEVCRLTEKLARAEASKQKNNEDVKLSNTAHKLKSIRQKISSEIPSRVLLPATSSCFTKFCNESNYTAIEYLMNILAESFPTNGQFSVDLITLFTTVLDFRCTSEVSEEIVNQVEDYVIDSLCKIVLKCSESTFRPFYYKLFEWGIIPSKDVSKKKRVITYYKILSQVSEKLKSIFVLFASNFIRNAAELLDKNNISKCGGDEDNLYFPNDVEKTLLLVDSILITLRNIFKYDTIKFLSKERFNLLITPLVDQIENVIGDYEKRSEEIIVPCLSHFASATTDDFLWKQFNYSILLKTRHVSPEVRLTGLETVCMFATQLGDNFLPFLPETVQFLMELLEDENEIVEKRTHKAIQKLEQVLNEPIQKYF from the exons ATGGCGACATCTTTGGCAGAACAGTTGGAAAAACTGAAGGTGCCTCACACCAAACTTATAATACCgacaaaaaagacaaaaccaTCGATATTATTTCACCCGAGTGAAGCCGCTTCCATCGATCGCTCTACGTTTTATGAAATCG GAATAAATGGCTTGAACGAGTTGATTGAGAAAAGTAAGCAATTCGAAGAGTTCAAGGATTCTTTATTCGatgaaacttccaaaaattttgaacgtgCTATTGAAACTAGCGAAGTTAATGAGAAATTGAATGCTATTATAAAGAAGTTTCTGTACACTCTTTCACCTTACATGCTTCTGAAACCGTCTATGAAAGTTCTGGAATGGTTAATTACCAG ATTTCATATTCATCTATTCAACGTCGACGACGTGATCTGCGCCACTTTACCGTACCATGGGACTAATGTATTTGctcgaataattcaaatattcgaTTTGAAAAGCTCTGCGAACAAGAAATGGGAATGGTTACATCCGTTTCAAAAGAAAGGATTTCATTTATCCAAACCTGTCTTAATTAATCACTGTGCTTCCGACgtagcttttttaaaaatgatttgcgAAGTTACTACCGAAGCTGTAGAGTTTTACGGATCGAACGCCTACCGACTTTCAACTCATTTTGCCTTCTTCAGCACTACAGTCGTGGGCGCTATTCAACATATGACCGAAATAACTGAATTGCATCTTACTTACATTTTACCGTCTATATTTCTCGGACTGAGTTCTGATTGCGTTGATTTCACCGCCTCTGTGCTCGTGATAATTGCTTCTATTCTTTCTAAAGCATCTTTCCATGAAAGAATACATCgtaaattggttgaaaaaattactaag atacGTCACTCTTCGTTACAAAGTTCAGTGATCTTACTCCTGAATATATTATACCAAtctcaagatgaaaataaatcCAGCATTTCTCCGAGAGctattaaaaacattttgaaaaataacgattGGTTCGTTTCAAGGTTATCGGATTTCATTAGCTCAGGCAGTTATCCAAACGTATTTTATTTACTGCTGGTCAGagattctttgaaatttcttcaaaaacccGACGCTGATGTAGAAGAAGTTCAAACTTTCATTCGTAATTTATTAAGTAGCTGTCGAGTGGATGATTTATGTTCCGAGAAATTAATCAG ATTAATAATCGACGAAGTGAAAAATAATCCAGATGATTGGAGCTGTGAACTGGTTCAGGGCTTGGAACGTCAGTACCCGGTATCATGGGATAATGTGATTTCATTTCTCTTCAAGGAACAGCCTTCCGAATCACTTAGCCGTATTTTGGGTCTTACTTCGGTCGCTTCGCAAAtccaaatgtttgaaaaattaaatcatgtCAACTCTACCGTCAGAGTGGAAACTCTGAAATACATTTCTGATAATCCATCGTCTATCGAg GCTAAATATATTAAAGAAAGCTTAATAGCAAGATGGAACGATGAAGACCCGAGTGTAATTCTTGCTATGTTCTCGTTACCGAAAGAAATGCGTTTTTGTTCTGTTGAAATCATCGATCGATTATTACTGAAATGTTGGCAAGAGTCGGGAGTTGAATGGAATGAGTTACTTCTACGTGTTATTGAAGAATTGAGTACAGAATTCGATCTGAAAACGAGTTCTGCCAAATACACGGTTTTATTATTTCCGTTTTGGATTTCGTCTCCGCAACAcgttcaaaaatccattttgggcactaatttaccttttttcaaatcaatca GTAAAATGAAATCAACTTTTGCGGCTACAATGAAAAAAGCCACCTTACCGTCGGCTGAAGATTTAATGATAGCGTACGAAGAACTTCCAAAGGAAAGTGTGAATCTAGTGACATTTTCGTTGTTTCTTAGCAGCAGTTATGCATCGCCCAAGGagaaaaataaatctaaaattttatctTTCGTAACGGAGGAAGTATTAGGATCCAATTTGCATAAA CTTAAATGGAAGGAGAGTGATGTCTGGGATGACGTTTCAATTGAGAAATATTACGTCAAAACCAAACTGGGCAAATTTCCTCGAGAAGTGATCCATAAATTTTTCGTATCTGTGATCGAAAGTACAACTGTACCGAAACACTTCAATTCCACTGGCTGGTGGGATTTCTCGgacgaattttcaactttggtttCCCATTTATACAAATGTATAAATTCGTGCTTCTCTTTCGACGAAGAAACGAAGTGTAATTCGTTTATTTCTCTGTTTATCGAG aaaCACTTCAAAACTCTCGCCAATAAGATCACTTTTCTATGCAATATATGCATACAACATAAAGCTGATCCATCGGTTCAAAGATGTACGTTTAGAATGATCAATCTGCTATTGAAAAATACGGACGAAAGTTACTCCTGGGCAACGAGTATGAAATCGGATAATATTCTGGTACCTTGcgtattgatatttttatactcaGAAGACTCGAATCTTCGTGCCCACGTTATGGAGACTGTAGAAATCATCGCTACATCGTTGAGTTCTGCTTTGGCTACGGATCTTACGTACTTAAATCTACTCAAGTACATTTTGCAGTACAAAAGTGAGATTATATTGGATAAAGAACAGTTGCTCTCGACCATGTATGCTTTTCTGGCCCAAGATAAAGATATCCAGTCTCTGCTTCCGGTATCTGTGCGATGTTTCACGAAACAAATTCTCGAAAACATTATCAACTATATCACAGATCCAGCAACACCGCTATCTGTTTCGGCATCTTTGATTGTTACCCTGGAGTACATAAAAGATACCAGttcgattgaaaaattagtcaaaTACGCCGACGGTATCGTTAGAAATGGCGATTCGCATGACAAAGATGCCAGTTTCATTATCCAAAACGTAATTGATAAATTACACGCTGATAACATGGAAGTGTACAAAATCTCCTGTATTCGGGATTTCATCgtttattgtttgaaaaatggatcaaaaatcaaaatccaaacgACACGTGGAACGAGTTGCGCGAATGCTTCGCTTTTACGTAAACTAGCCGTCGACATATTCGATCAAATTGAtggagatttgaaaaaaatcgtattgaaTTCGATTCTGAAGATTTGTTCCGAAGGCGATGACATCGATTTAATCTCAGCTGCTAATAGTTTCGTGAAAAAGATCACGTTGGATTGCGATTTATTAATTTCATACTTAGAAACAATGATAAATGCCACCAAGGAGAAAAGAAGATCGAACGAATTGACCACGGGTATTTTAGAAACCACCGAATGGAAATGTGGAGTAGCGCTCATGGAACTGATTCAGAATAAGAAGAAGATCTACAACTGTCATTCGATTTTACCAGTGTTATTCGACGTGCTTCAGAAATGCTGCGAAATAGATGACGAAGTAGCCGTCGAATACGCCAAGCAAGTTTGCCTCTCTTGTGCTCTGAATTGCTCGCAGAAATTAATCGCTGAAAAACGCGCAGATATCGAGAAATTATTTAATGTCGAATTGATCGTCAGTTGCATTCGAATGTCACCTAATCCTCAAACTCATCATCACGCTTTACTTTTGCTCGCTCATTGCGCTACTTTCGCTCCTAATCGCGTGCTTCATAATATAATGGCTATTTTCACCTTTATGGGATCTTCAATTTTGCGACAAGATGACGCGTTCAGTTTTCAAATCATTTCCAATATTTTGGAAACAATCGTACCGCTTTTGGTTAAAAATAATCAGAATGATTCGAACGCCTTAACCAGCGCATCGATTACGTCTGTTTTGAGAGTATTTGCTTCGAGTATACCGGATATTCCAGAGCATAGACGGATACCATTGctgttgaaattgatgaaaattctttgCGACGGAGATTATCTGCACGTATTGGTTATTTTGTCGCTCGAATGTAGCGCCAAATGTTCCGTCAGTAATAAAGCTGTCGGTGCGAAATTCATCGAAGTTGTTCAAGAATTATGCCTGCTGTTACCGGTTCGAGTTTTGCTGGCAAGTTTCCAGAAATTAATGGTGCTGATAAATGCTTTGCCTCATAGTTTGG atgAGATGAATAATAAAACTACCCCATTcgataatttaataaatttgaagaaatataccAACAAAGAACTCTGCCATTTTAATTACattatgttgaattttatttcaaccaTTTTATCGAACAGTAAATTCATTAATCAG GCAACGTCGATCGAAAAATACGAATTGAAGTTGTTCGAAAATCACTTCAAAGGAATCATCGAGCAGACTTTATTGTACGTGAAATCTGTCACCGAATACAGTTCCAACgctaaaaatgctaaaaatgctTCGGTCAAATATTGGAAAGTCGTTATTTCTCAAGCACTAGAAATATTGAACAAA ACAAACGCTTTGTTGACCAGAGAAACGTTCTTATCGGTCGTTAAAGATTTGCTGAACCATGAATGCTTAACCGTTCGTCGAAAAACGATGGAATCGTTGAATTATCGTTTGCAACAAACCAAAGAAGATGGAACCAAGGAGAGTTTCACCGCCGATGAATTGATTCCGTTGATTCCACTTTTAATGAATGTCGTCGATACGATTTCAAATCAATCGGAAGATGATGCATTCGATTTGAAGCTGAATCAGCAAATAGCTCTCATATCGTTGAAATTAGTTACCAGATTTTGTAACGCGTTCGATCATCCCGATGAATTCAAACAG GTGTTATCGAAATTGACAGTCGTTATGCACGATAATCCTCGAATGAATGATCATGTTTTATCATGTTTAGTTCTTAGCATCGCTGAACTAATATCATCGTTGAAGATACACGCTGTCGAATCTTTACCCAAATTTATGCCTGCATTTTtacatatatttaaaaaattcaaagacga GGAACTGGCTCAAAACGACGTGATACTATTAAGTGTAATCACAGCGCtgcaaaaaatcatcgaaattatACCCAATTTTCTGAGTCCTTACTTGGAAACAATATTATTCGAGGTGTGTCGTTTAACCGAGAAACTAGCTAGAGCCGAAGCATCCAAACAGAAAAATAACGAAGATGTTAAACTATCCAATACAGCTCATAAATTGAAATCAAtcag gcaaaaaatATCTTCAGAAATACCTTCTCGAGTTTTGCTCCCAGCTACTTCTTCGTGCTTTACGAAATTCTGCAATGAGTCAAATTACACAGCTATCGAGTATTTAATGAACATTTTGGCGGAGAGTTTTCCCACCAATGGTCAATTTTCTGTCGATCTGATTACCTTATTCACGACTGTGCTCGATTTTCGTTGCACTTCCGAAGTATCTGAAGAAATTGTCAATCAAGTGGAAGATTACGTGATAGATTCTTTATGCAAAATTGTATTGAAATGTTCCGAATCAACTTTCCGTCCGTTTTATTACAAATTGTTCGAATGGGGAATTATCCCTTCGAAGGATGTTTCTAAAAAGAAGAGAGTTATTACTTATTACAA aatcCTGAGCCAAGTatcggaaaaattgaaaagtatctTTGTATTATTTGCTTCAAATTTCATTCGAAATGCTGCCGAATTATTGGATAAAAATAACATCAGCAAATGTGGAGGCGACGAAgataatttatattttccaaATGATGTTGAAAAAACGTTGTTGTTAGtcgattcaattttgatcacGTTGCGTAATATATTCAAATACGATACCATCAAATTTCTCTCGAAGGAAAGATTCAATTTATTGATCACACCGTTGGTAGATCAG aTTGAAAATGTAATCGGCGATTACGAGAAAAGAAGCGAAGAAATTATTGTTCCTTGTTTATCACATTTTGCCTCAGCTACCACCGATGATTTTCTATGGAAGCAGTTCAATTATTCTATTTTGCTTAAAACAAGACACGTTTCTCCGGaa gtaAGGCTGACTGGTCTCGAAACTGTTTGTATGTTCGCTACTCAACTTGGAGATAATTTCTTACCATTTTTACCGGAAACAGTTCAGTTTTTGATGGAATTATtggaagatgaaaatgaaattgttgaaaaaaggacACACAAGGCgattcaaaaacttgaacaagTTTTAAACGAACCGATACAGAAATATTTTtag
- the LOC135831260 gene encoding endoplasmic reticulum-Golgi intermediate compartment protein 2, with protein MNKNTELRQRTRRAKITEMVRNLDSFPKMPPDYKQYTGVGGIMTLFMYFFMLWLILSEITYYFDVRILNKFVPDVEFNEKLKINVDMTIAMPCREIGADIVDVTNQESLEFGTFHLEDTWFEMCPEQKMYFEDMNRFNTYFKEKYHSLRHILWRAGYFSNFKNVPRSTTPDYPHDACRVYGELELNKVAGNFHITLGKSLSVPGGHIHLQQFFPVYFANFSHRIDRLSFGNSGPGILHPLDSTMKITNDTKQVYKYFIEVISTDINTNAAKVKTYQYSVKELSKLTDGGGDSHEMSGIFFKYDTNPLKIVIKEEKYTLLQLILRICGCAGGLYIVAGLMTNVFEAFVSRRYGQTAHVSGKFVSPTKVNESNRDI; from the exons atgaataaaaatacagaATTGAGGCAGCGAACTCGTCGTGCCAAGATAACCGAGATGGTTCGAAACTTGGATTCATTTCCCAAAATGCCTCCAGATTACAAGCAATATACTGGCGTCGGTGGCATaa TGACTCTCTTCATGTATTTCTTCATGCTATGGTTGATTCTATCGGAAATAACTTACTATTTTGATGTCAGAATCCTTAATAAGTTCGTACCCGACGtggaatttaatgaaaaattaaaaatcaacgttGACATGACTATTGCTATGCCATGTCGAG aaatcgGAGCCGATATTGTCGACGTCACTAATCAAGAATCTTTAGAATTTGGAACATTTCATCTCGAAGACACTTGGTTTGAAATGTGTCCTGagcaaaaaatgtatttcgaaGATATGAATAGatttaatacctactttaaaGAGAAATATCATTCATTGCGGCATATACTATggagagctggttatttttcaaattttaaaaacgtaccCAG ATCTACAACTCCTGATTATCCCCATGATGCCTGTCGTGTTTATGGAGAATTAGAGTTGAATAAGGTTGCTGGAAACTTTCATATCACTTTAGGAAAATCTTTATCAGTTCCTGGCGGACATATCCATTTACAGCAATTTTTCCCTGtttattttgccaatttttctcATCGAATTGATAGACTGTCTTTTGGTAATTCTGGACCAGGAATATTACATCCTTTAGATAGTACCATGAAGATAACCAATGACA CGAAGCAAgtgtataaatattttattgaagtaaTATCTACCGATATTAATACGAATGCGGCCAAAGTAAAGACATATCAGTATTCTGTTAAAGAGTTATCGAAATTGACCGACGGAGGAGGAG ATTCTCATGAAATGTctggtatatttttcaaatacgataCAAATcctttaaaaattgtaataaaagaagaaaagtaCACATTATTACAATTAATTTTAAGAATATGTGGTTGTGCTGGAGGACTTTACATCGTTGcag GTCTCATGACGAatgtttttgaagcttttgTATCTCGTCGATACGGGCAAACTGCTCATGTTTCCGGTAAATTCGTCTCTCCGACAAAAGTTAATGAAAGTAATCGTGATATTTAA
- the LOC135831255 gene encoding glycerol kinase 3-like: protein MSAPRRFGPLIGSVDEGTSKARFFIFAAETAEMITYHQVDVKSIHPREGWVEQNPMEILHAVKKCMEVTIDNLTQLDIDPSDILAIGISNQRETVVLWDKFTGEPLYNAIVWSDVRNKDTVQQFIAKSKRKCADYLKPICGLPISTYFSALKIRWLIDNIPEVNKAVIEERCLFGTVDSWLIWNLTGGVNNGIHITDVTNASRTMLMNIDSLKWDPLLLRFFDIPSEILPKIRSSSEIYGYIVEGLLHGVPISGCLGDQQAALVGQMCLKKGQMKNTYGTGSFLLYNTGKAKIWSDNGLLTTVAYQFGPKSPPIYALEGSIAIAGAALFWLKDNLNIFEDFSQISDLSKAKTTNNIYFVPAFCGLYAPYWRTDACSAMFGMNENTQKTDIIRATIEAICFQTRDILEALAKDCGERCVKKLLIDGGMACNDYVVQLLADIIGIPVVRPTMTETTALGAAIAAGCAEGIKIWDLNKVQPTPSDTFHPLISINERDTRYYKWKMAVSKSLDWEIRSEIKTKNCTDLNEKKILRMMPATVFLMSSFGLMLLAEYFQ, encoded by the exons ATGTCTGCTCCTAGAAGATTCGGTCCACTGATTGGATCCGTAGATGAAGGAACTAGTAAAGCTCGATTTTTC ATTTTCGCTGCAGAAACAGCAGAAATGATAACATACCATCAGGTAGATGTCAAAAGCATCCATCCTAGAGAAGGTTGGGTTGAGCAAAACCCTATGGAAATTTTACATGCTGTGAAGAAGTGTATGGAGGTGACGATTGATAATTTAACGCAGTTGGATATCGACCCTTCTGATATCTTAGCCATAGGTATAAGTAATCAGAGAGAAACGGTCGTATTATGGGACAAATTTACTGGCGAACCGTTGTATAatgcaatag TATGGTCAGATGTTCGTAATAAAGATACCGTGCAACAATTCATTgcgaaatcgaaaagaaaatgTGCAGATTACCTAAAGCCGATTTGCGGTTTACCTATTTCTACGTATTTCAGTGCTTTGAAGATTAGATGGTTGATTGATAACATTCCCGAAGTAAATAAAGCTGTGATAGAAGAAAGGTGTTTGTTTGGAACCGTTGATTCGTGGTTGATTTGG AATCTTACGGGGGGAGTGAATAACGGTATTCATATAACTGATGTTACTAATGCTTCACGTACCATGTTAATGAATATTGATAGTTTAAAATGGGATCCGCTTTTATTAAG attcttTGATATACCTAGcgaaatattaccaaaaattagaaGTAGTTCTGAGATTTACGGTTATATTGTGGAAGGATTACTTCACGGTGTACCTATTTCCGGC TGTCTCGGTGATCAGCAAGCAGCATTAGTTGGCCAAATGTGCCTGAAAAAAGGTCAAATGAAGAATACCTACGGAACGGGATCATTTCTATTATACAACACAGGCAAAGCT aAAATATGGTCAGATAATGGCTTACTTACCACAGTAGCTTATCAATTCGGTCCAAAGTCGCCGCCTATTTACGCTCTCGAAGGATCAATTGCTATCGCAGGAGCTGCTTTATTCTGGTTGAAGGACAACTTGAACATATTTGAAGACTTTTCGCAGATAAGCGATCTGAGCAAGGCGAAAACAACAAATAATATTTACTTTGTTCCTGCATTTTGTGGATTATATGCTCCATATTGGCGCACTGATGCTTGCAg TGCGATGTTTGGTATGAatgaaaatacccaaaaaaCCGACATCATTCGAGCAACCATAGAAGCGATTTGTTTTCAAACTAGGGATATTTTAGAAGCATTAGCGAAAGATTGCGGAGAGCGTTGCGTTAAAAAACTGCTAATCGATGGAGGAATGGCGTGTAATGATTATGTAGTTCAGTTATTAGCCGATATTATCGGAATACCAGTAG ttcgaccAACGATGACAGAAACTACTGCTTTGGGTGCTGCTATTGCTGCCGGTTGTGCAGAGGGTATTAAAATTTGGGATTTGAACAAAGTTCAACCCACTCCTAGTGATACTTTTCATCCTTTAATTTCTATTAATG AAAGAGATACGAGATATTACAAATGGAAAATGGCTGTTAGCAAATCGTTAGATTGGGAAATACGTTCAGAAATTAAAACGAAGAATTGCACTG ATTTGAACGAAAAGAAAATCCTTCGCATGATGCCTGCAACAGTATTCCTCATGTCTAGTTTCGGTTTAATGTTGTTAGCAGAATATTTCCAATGA